The genomic window TCGGCACTGGCCGCGCAACAAGGTGGCGCCAACCGCATTGAACTATTCGAGAACCTGGAGCAGGGCGGCACCACGCCGTCCTCCGGCAGCATCGCCATCGCACGCGACAAGGTGCAGATTCCGCTGTACGTATTGATCCGCCCGCGCCCAGGCGACTTTCATTACGGACCAATCGAAACAGAGATCATGCTGCGCGACATCGCCCACTGCCGGCAGCTCGGCTGCGACGGTGTGGTGATTGGTGCATTGGATGCAGATGGCCAGATCGACGTAGCGCTATGTCGTGAACTGATACGTGTTGCCGGGCCATTGGACATTACCTTCCATCGCGCATTCGACGCCGCACGTGATCTACCTGCAGCGCTCGAGCAGATAGTTGAGCTGGGCATCAAACGCATTCTCAGCTCGGGCGGCCAAACCAGCGCCGTCGAAGGCAGCGCAAGGCTTGCCAAGCTGGTCAAACAGGCCGGATATCGCCTGCAATTGATGGCCGGGGCAGGGTTGAACGCAGCAAACATCGCGGACGTGGCGCGGCAATCGGGCTGCCTGCAATTGCACGCATCAGCCAAGGCGCTACAACGATCAGCGATGCGTTACCGGAATCCGGCATTGAAGGGTTTGGAGAGCAATTGGGTGCAGAGCCAGGCCGAAATG from Stenotrophomonas nitritireducens includes these protein-coding regions:
- a CDS encoding copper homeostasis protein CutC, with the translated sequence MSSPYLLEIACNSAMSALAAQQGGANRIELFENLEQGGTTPSSGSIAIARDKVQIPLYVLIRPRPGDFHYGPIETEIMLRDIAHCRQLGCDGVVIGALDADGQIDVALCRELIRVAGPLDITFHRAFDAARDLPAALEQIVELGIKRILSSGGQTSAVEGSARLAKLVKQAGYRLQLMAGAGLNAANIADVARQSGCLQLHASAKALQRSAMRYRNPALKGLESNWVQSQAEMVCALRQALDAIS